One genomic region from Pseudoduganella lutea encodes:
- a CDS encoding cyanophycin synthetase family protein, translating into MNIIDQRYLDGANRYCTEPCLLSILDLGHPAPYSASDMQRLRTSLKTALPGLRQGRSLIGVVGDDVDAPGRGLQLARLIQSVAIELHRLTGDEVMMGFVGGVPKMPGRYRLILPFRCGTVANAALNLAIGLVGALLDGKEIPLAAGLAELRGIAAAGMPSQQSVLIAA; encoded by the coding sequence ATGAACATAATCGACCAGCGTTACCTCGACGGTGCCAACCGTTACTGCACCGAGCCCTGCCTGCTGAGCATTCTCGACCTCGGCCACCCTGCTCCTTATTCCGCCAGCGACATGCAGCGCCTGCGAACGAGCCTGAAGACGGCGCTGCCCGGCCTGCGCCAGGGCCGCAGCCTCATCGGCGTGGTGGGTGACGACGTGGATGCGCCGGGCCGCGGCCTGCAACTGGCGCGCCTGATCCAGAGCGTGGCGATCGAACTGCACCGCCTGACCGGCGACGAAGTGATGATGGGGTTTGTCGGCGGCGTGCCGAAGATGCCGGGCCGCTACCGGCTGATCCTGCCGTTCCGCTGCGGCACCGTGGCCAATGCGGCGCTGAACCTGGCCATCGGCCTTGTCGGCGCTTTGCTGGATGGCAAGGAGATCCCGCTGGCCGCTGGCCTGGCCGAACTGCGCGGCATCGCCGCGGCCGGCATGCCGTCGCAGCAGTCTGTCCTGATTGCTGCCTGA
- a CDS encoding YceH family protein, which produces MTDAVNSGVTAAPADVPSDTLDPFEIRVLAVLAEKEALTPDNYPMSLNALTNGCNQLSSRDPVMQISEETVADVLARLTERRLVNAVAAAGARVTKYEHRMRIKWSLEQDKLAVLTILMLRGHQTAGEIRTRTGRLHEFKSVADVEQALQFLIDKYPPVVAKLALAPGTKEPRYGQLLGGEIQLAREEAGYGTASVAPGGASRGDRVAQLELEVQQLRADYAALAEQFEQFKRQFE; this is translated from the coding sequence ATGACCGATGCAGTGAACAGTGGCGTGACAGCGGCGCCGGCGGATGTGCCGTCCGATACGCTGGACCCGTTCGAGATCCGCGTGCTGGCCGTGCTGGCCGAAAAGGAAGCGCTGACGCCCGATAACTATCCGATGTCGCTCAATGCGCTGACCAATGGCTGCAACCAGCTGTCCAGCCGCGACCCCGTGATGCAGATCTCGGAAGAAACGGTGGCCGACGTGCTGGCCCGGCTGACCGAGCGCCGCCTCGTCAATGCCGTGGCGGCGGCCGGCGCCCGCGTCACGAAGTACGAGCATCGCATGCGCATCAAGTGGTCGCTTGAGCAGGACAAGCTGGCCGTGCTCACGATCCTGATGCTGCGCGGCCACCAGACGGCGGGCGAGATCCGCACGCGCACGGGCCGCCTGCACGAGTTCAAATCGGTGGCGGACGTCGAGCAGGCGCTGCAATTCTTGATCGACAAGTACCCGCCGGTCGTGGCGAAGCTGGCGCTGGCGCCGGGCACGAAGGAGCCGCGCTATGGCCAGTTGCTGGGTGGCGAAATCCAGCTGGCGCGGGAAGAGGCCGGATACGGCACGGCGTCGGTGGCGCCCGGTGGCGCATCGCGCGGCGACCGCGTGGCGCAGCTGGAGCTGGAAGTGCAGCAGTTGCGCGCCGACTATGCGGCGCTGGCGGAGCAGTTCGAACAGTTCAAGCGGCAGTTCGAGTAA
- the cysE gene encoding serine O-acetyltransferase: MFRHLRQDIRSIIERDPAARNAWEVLTCYPGLHAIIAHRWAHWCWTHGLKWPGRFISSLARIVTGIEIHPGARIGRRVFIDHGFGVVVGETAEIGDDCTIYQGVTLGGTSLSPGKKRHPTLERGVIVGAGAQVLGSFTVGEYAKVGSNAVLLKPVPPGATAVGNPAHVVQKHDTNAQRPFAAYGVTPNGDDPLSKALHGLINHAAAQERQIERIVALLKENGLPCGDIESVGKSDPAQLNKLVD; this comes from the coding sequence ATGTTCCGCCACCTGCGCCAAGACATCCGCAGCATCATCGAACGCGATCCCGCCGCCCGCAACGCCTGGGAGGTGCTGACGTGTTACCCCGGCCTGCACGCAATCATCGCGCACCGCTGGGCGCACTGGTGCTGGACGCACGGGCTGAAATGGCCGGGCCGCTTCATCAGCTCGCTCGCGCGCATCGTCACCGGCATCGAGATCCACCCCGGCGCCAGGATCGGCCGGCGCGTGTTCATCGATCACGGTTTCGGTGTCGTGGTGGGCGAAACGGCGGAGATCGGCGACGACTGCACGATCTACCAGGGTGTCACGCTGGGCGGCACGTCGCTGTCGCCGGGCAAGAAACGCCATCCCACGCTGGAGCGCGGCGTCATCGTCGGTGCCGGCGCCCAGGTGCTGGGCAGCTTCACGGTGGGCGAATATGCCAAGGTGGGTTCCAACGCCGTGCTGCTGAAACCCGTGCCGCCCGGCGCTACGGCCGTCGGCAATCCTGCCCATGTCGTGCAGAAGCATGACACCAACGCGCAGCGCCCGTTCGCGGCCTACGGCGTCACGCCGAACGGCGACGATCCCCTGTCGAAGGCGCTGCACGGGCTGATCAACCATGCGGCGGCGCAGGAGCGGCAGATCGAGCGCATCGTCGCGCTGCTGAAGGAAAACGGCTTGCCATGCGGGGACATCGAATCCGTCGGCAAGTCCGACCCCGCCCAGCTGAACAAGTTGGTCGACTGA
- the rlmB gene encoding 23S rRNA (guanosine(2251)-2'-O)-methyltransferase RlmB → MSKNKMIFGFHAVTSRLRHEASSVEEIFVDAARDDRRMKDLIANAKSAGVRVMPVDSARLDKIVGTRRHQGVIAFASQLALARNLDELLDAIEGPPLLLVLDGITDPHNLGACLRVADGVGAHAVIVPKDRAVGLNATAAKVASGAAETVPYITVTNLARTLRELKERDIWLIGTSDDGEKGLYEADFTGPTALVMGSEGEGMRRLTRETCDVLVSIPMFGSVESLNVSVASGVCLYEARRQRIAKEG, encoded by the coding sequence ATGTCCAAGAACAAAATGATTTTCGGCTTCCATGCCGTGACCTCGCGCCTGCGCCACGAAGCCTCGTCGGTCGAGGAGATCTTCGTCGATGCCGCGCGCGACGACCGCCGCATGAAAGACCTGATCGCCAACGCCAAGTCGGCCGGCGTGCGCGTGATGCCCGTCGACTCGGCCCGCCTCGACAAGATCGTCGGCACGCGCCGCCACCAGGGCGTGATCGCCTTCGCATCGCAACTGGCGCTGGCGCGCAACCTCGACGAGCTGCTCGACGCGATCGAAGGCCCGCCACTGCTGCTGGTACTGGACGGCATCACCGACCCGCACAACCTGGGCGCCTGCCTGCGCGTGGCCGACGGTGTCGGCGCGCATGCCGTGATCGTGCCGAAAGACCGCGCGGTCGGCCTGAACGCCACGGCCGCCAAGGTGGCCAGCGGCGCCGCCGAGACCGTGCCCTACATCACGGTGACGAACCTGGCGCGCACGCTGCGCGAGCTGAAGGAGCGCGACATCTGGCTGATCGGCACGTCCGACGACGGCGAAAAAGGCCTGTACGAAGCCGACTTCACGGGCCCGACGGCGCTGGTGATGGGCTCCGAAGGCGAAGGCATGCGGCGCCTCACGCGCGAAACGTGCGACGTGCTGGTGAGCATTCCCATGTTCGGTTCCGTCGAGAGCCTGAACGTGTCGGTGGCGTCGGGCGTGTGCCTGTACGAAGCGCGCCGGCAGCGCATCGCAAAAGAGGGCTGA